A stretch of the Glycine soja cultivar W05 chromosome 13, ASM419377v2, whole genome shotgun sequence genome encodes the following:
- the LOC114382106 gene encoding serine/threonine-protein phosphatase 7 long form homolog, which translates to MGYLKINASLISALIERWRPETHTFHMRCGECTITLQDVSVLLGISVDGLPLIGPTNLDWADLCEELLGVRPQEDEIRGSVVKLSWLAHHFAQINNDDDEEQVRRFARAWILRFIGGVLFVDKSSNKVSLRYLQFLRDFEECGRYAWGAAVLGFLYREMCNATDYKTKSIGGMCILLQMWAWERCPTLAPKRTPSQVENTPLGHRWLRRGNQHIGNDDVRVFRRKLDIMKRHEFVWEPYPSTVISLLPPVCLVGSLAWYAVVPLICFQVIEWHQPDRVLRQFGMQQPIPESPSQPLNIHGITLKGKHDENWGQLFAPMIDQWNNRHAFRVDAYPRQEGLLSFNSDYMVWYRRKTKMFVDPANAKTATLGEVAEALQYMVSPQGRNTCTFDDLVPYVEKITILSEEQERVTEPVSHGPASERQFPAQQFHMLQSSIETQGIDRRRDIVEAEEYSQQMAERGHGMYYTPQTFAEYPTQMYQYPFQGHHTDTSASQQSFGGVAETQAHFSWPTMTPSQQYHGPIPTPNAPLGTQWNVPGQIPNTGDLFGVDLRHAFSAEADEEEAGRHRGRRNPDRQARRWDRPCGTSSRHHGHQNE; encoded by the exons ATGgggtacttaaaaataaatgcctcATTAATTAGTGCTctgattgaaagatggaggccagaaacacatacctttcacatgagatgcggagaATGTACTATTACTCTCCAAGACGTCTCTGTATTGTTAGGTATAAGTGTGGATGGTTTACCATTAATCggtccaacaaatcttgattgggctgatttatgtgaggaattattgggagtcagaccacaagaagatgaaattagaggtagtgtggttaaattaagttggctggctcaccattttgcCCAAATAAATAATGACGACGACGAAGAACAAGTAAGAAGGTTTGCCCGTGCATGGATATTGAGATTCATTGGAGGTGTCTTGTTCGTTGATAAAAGCAGTAACAAAGTTTCGCTAAGataccttcaatttttacgtgactttgaagaatgtggcagatatgcatggggagctgccGTACTTGGTTTTCtatacagagagatgtgcaatgccaccgattataaaactaaatcaatcggaggtatgtgcatcttactacaaatgtgggcatgggaacgatgtccaaccttggctccaaagaggactccttcCCAAGTAGAAAATACACCACTGGGGCATAG gtggctgcgacgtggaaaccaacatatcGGCAATGATGATGTGAGAGTTTTTCGTCGCAAGTTAGATATTATGAAACGTCATGAG tttgtgtgGGAGCCGTACCCATCAACCGTAATATCACTGTTGCCTCCCGTTTGTTTAGTCGGAAGTCTCGCGTGGTAcgcggtggtgccactaatttgtttccaagtcattgagtggcaccaaccggaCAGAGTATTGAGACAATTTGGGATGCAACAGCCAATTCCAGAGTCTCCTTCACAACCCTTAAACATTCATGGCATAACATTGAAAGGGAAACATGACGAAAATTGGGGGCAATTGTTCGCCCCAATGATTGATCAGTGGAATAATCGCCATGCATTTAGGGTCGACGCTTATCCCCGACAAGAaggcctattgagttttaactcggactacatggtctggtataggcgaaagacaaagatgtttgttgacccaGCAAATGCAAAGAcggctacattg GGTGAAGTTGCGGAGGCATTACAATACATGgtgtctcctcaagggaggaatACATGCACatttgatgatctcgtgccttatgtggaaaaaattacaattttatccgaagagcaagagagagtcactgagccagtgtcacatggtcccgcatcagagcgtcaatttcctgcacaacagtttcacatgcttcagtcaAGTATTGAAACTCAGGGGATAGACAGAAGAAGGGACATTGTTGAAGCGGaagaatattcccaacaaatggcggagcgtggccatggaatgtattacacgccacaaACATTTGCTGAGTATCCGACCCAGATGTATCAATATCCTTTTCAGGGTCATCACACTGATACTTCTGCAAGCCAGCAATCGTtcggtggtgttgcggaaacacaagctcatttttcatggcccacaatgaccccttcacagcaatatcatggcccaattccaacacctaatgccccgTTAGGAACACAATGGAATGTACCGGGACAAATACCTAATACGGGTGACTTATTCGGTGTTGATTTGCGGCACGCATTTTCTGCGGAGGCTGACGAAGAAGAAGCGGGGAGGCATCGgggcagaagaaatcctgatcgccaagcacgaagatgggatcgaccatgtggcacatcctcacgaCATCACGGACACCAAAATGAATGA